One Edaphobacter flagellatus genomic region harbors:
- a CDS encoding outer membrane beta-barrel protein — MNLNRVFRIWCVLALILVATSSQGVAQTAQQAEVDELRQMVRELSARVAALEAERRQHQHGVETATPTTAPQAVVASAAPETTVVASSSVAPSTEPKPVAEARVASTLPNPPTQSVASQPDKVNVVPATLPGGTTLNYFFDGYYGYDFNHPIGRVQYLRAYDVLSNAFSVNQTGIILALDPSVEEGRRYGVRLDLQFGQATETTQGNPANEPRPDIYRNIFQAYGTYVFPLGKGLTVDVGKWSSSIGIEGTYAKDQMNYSRSFLFGFLPFYHAGVRANYKVNDKLGLNYWLVNGTQQSEPTNSYKDEMFGLALQPRSNLSWTVNYYNGQDHPDSAPATDCATAPIQNGLCLKAISPAPDGKQHIFDTYATWNVTRKTTLAIEGDYVISRQWAKAASGQSSAPSHVVGGAAYARYQWTKQSAFAGRTEYLADRDGLFSGTSQALKEFTGTYEYKVADGLLTRLEYRRDWSNLPFFLTNKPGVLSPHQDTFTVGMVWWYGGKRGAW, encoded by the coding sequence ATGAATCTGAATAGAGTTTTTCGTATCTGGTGCGTACTAGCACTGATCCTTGTTGCAACATCTTCTCAAGGTGTTGCGCAGACGGCGCAACAGGCTGAGGTGGATGAGCTTCGCCAGATGGTTCGCGAGTTGTCGGCGCGCGTCGCTGCGCTTGAAGCAGAGCGTCGTCAGCATCAGCACGGCGTGGAAACAGCAACGCCAACAACTGCTCCTCAGGCTGTGGTCGCGTCTGCCGCACCAGAGACAACGGTGGTCGCCTCGTCTTCTGTAGCACCATCTACGGAGCCAAAACCCGTTGCAGAGGCGCGAGTCGCCTCGACTCTGCCGAATCCGCCAACGCAGTCGGTCGCGTCGCAGCCTGACAAAGTCAATGTGGTTCCAGCGACTCTGCCAGGAGGAACTACATTAAATTACTTCTTCGATGGCTACTACGGTTATGATTTCAATCATCCGATAGGAAGAGTGCAGTATCTTCGCGCCTATGATGTGTTGAGCAACGCCTTCAGCGTTAACCAGACAGGCATCATTCTTGCGCTCGATCCAAGTGTGGAGGAAGGCCGCCGTTATGGTGTGCGTCTGGATCTGCAGTTTGGGCAGGCGACTGAAACGACACAGGGCAACCCGGCAAATGAGCCCAGACCCGATATCTATCGGAATATTTTTCAAGCGTATGGAACATATGTCTTTCCGTTGGGCAAAGGGCTGACAGTGGATGTCGGCAAGTGGTCGAGCTCGATCGGTATTGAAGGAACATATGCGAAGGACCAGATGAACTACTCGCGTTCATTCCTCTTCGGTTTTCTGCCGTTCTACCACGCAGGAGTGCGAGCCAACTATAAAGTCAACGACAAGCTAGGGCTGAACTACTGGCTGGTGAATGGAACGCAGCAGTCGGAGCCTACGAACTCGTACAAAGATGAAATGTTTGGTCTGGCATTGCAGCCCAGATCGAACCTCTCCTGGACGGTGAACTACTACAACGGACAGGACCATCCGGATTCAGCTCCAGCGACGGACTGCGCTACAGCGCCGATTCAGAACGGCCTGTGCCTCAAGGCCATCTCTCCAGCTCCTGATGGCAAGCAGCATATCTTCGACACGTATGCGACATGGAATGTGACGCGGAAGACGACACTTGCAATCGAAGGAGACTATGTCATCTCGCGGCAGTGGGCGAAGGCGGCTTCGGGGCAGTCCTCCGCTCCATCGCACGTGGTTGGTGGAGCAGCTTATGCTCGCTACCAGTGGACGAAGCAGTCGGCGTTCGCAGGCCGAACGGAATATTTGGCTGATAGAGATGGTTTGTTCAGCGGTACCAGCCAGGCACTGAAAGAGTTCACTGGAACCTACGAGTACAAGGTTGCCGACGGCCTGCTGACGCGATTGGAATACAGGCGAGACTGGTCGAATCTGCCGTTCTTCCTGACGAACAAGCCCGGCGTACTCTCACCCCATCAGGACACATTTACGGTTGGCATGGTGTGGTGGTACGGAGGCAAACGAGGGGCCTGGTAG
- a CDS encoding UxaA family hydrolase: MPRILKLGSADDVAVALESVSAGEYLDDLDLALLSDIQAGHKVALRTVSAGDPIRKFNQIIGFATQPIQTGEHIHTHNLVAASFERDYAIGSDTHPLKLLETDQQAVFQGFLRADGRIGTRNYVGILTTVNCSASVARRVAAHFTPQVLSAFPNVDGVVAITHGTGCGMAEHGEPADLLRRVFAGYATHPNFASVLLLGLGCETNQVDQLVSLTGQSNTIYRSTIQDEGGTTATIRSGIETVYRMLEQANQCVRTPASAANLVVGLQCGGSDAYSGIGANPALGAAVDLLVRHGGTAILSETPEIYGAEHLLTRRAARPEVGQRLIERIRWWEQYTARHNGSIDNNPQPGNKTGGLTTILEKSLGAVSKGGTTNLNEVYLYAEQVRERGLVFMDSPGFDPVSATGQVAAGANLICFTTGRGSVFGCKPTPSLKLASNTALFRRMSDDMDINCGTIIDGAETVEALGEAIFAEILATASGKQTRSEVHGFGEEEFQPWILGATL, encoded by the coding sequence ATGCCCCGTATCCTCAAACTTGGTAGCGCCGATGATGTCGCGGTTGCATTGGAGTCTGTAAGTGCGGGCGAATACCTCGACGATCTCGATCTGGCTCTGCTCTCCGACATTCAGGCCGGGCACAAGGTGGCACTCCGAACTGTCTCAGCTGGCGATCCGATTCGTAAATTCAACCAGATCATCGGTTTTGCGACACAACCGATACAGACGGGTGAACACATCCATACGCACAACCTGGTCGCTGCCAGCTTTGAGCGGGACTACGCCATCGGCTCCGATACCCACCCGCTCAAACTTCTGGAAACCGATCAGCAGGCTGTGTTTCAGGGGTTTCTTCGCGCGGACGGCCGCATAGGCACGCGCAACTACGTTGGCATTCTGACCACGGTCAATTGCTCCGCTTCGGTTGCTCGTCGAGTGGCTGCCCATTTTACCCCTCAGGTGCTCAGCGCATTTCCAAACGTAGACGGCGTCGTAGCCATCACACACGGCACAGGCTGTGGCATGGCCGAGCATGGTGAGCCAGCCGATCTTCTGCGCCGTGTGTTTGCTGGCTACGCTACGCATCCGAACTTTGCTTCAGTCCTTCTGCTGGGGCTTGGTTGCGAGACCAACCAGGTCGATCAACTCGTCTCGCTGACCGGGCAATCGAACACCATCTACAGATCCACAATTCAGGATGAAGGCGGAACGACTGCGACTATTCGTTCCGGCATCGAGACGGTCTATCGCATGCTGGAGCAAGCAAACCAGTGCGTACGCACTCCTGCATCTGCCGCAAATCTCGTCGTCGGTCTGCAATGCGGAGGATCGGATGCGTACTCAGGCATTGGCGCAAATCCTGCGCTTGGAGCAGCCGTCGACCTGCTCGTCCGTCATGGCGGAACAGCAATTCTCTCGGAGACTCCGGAGATCTATGGCGCAGAACATCTGCTGACGCGCCGCGCTGCACGGCCTGAGGTTGGCCAGCGATTGATCGAGCGCATTCGCTGGTGGGAACAGTACACGGCGCGACATAATGGCTCGATCGATAACAATCCCCAGCCGGGCAACAAAACCGGAGGTTTGACGACGATTCTCGAGAAATCGCTCGGCGCCGTTTCGAAGGGCGGCACAACAAACCTCAACGAGGTGTATCTCTACGCTGAGCAGGTACGTGAGCGCGGACTGGTCTTTATGGATTCGCCCGGCTTCGATCCCGTTTCAGCAACGGGCCAGGTGGCCGCGGGAGCGAACCTGATCTGCTTTACGACCGGGCGAGGTTCGGTATTCGGCTGCAAGCCCACACCATCGCTCAAGCTGGCTTCGAATACCGCACTGTTTCGAAGGATGTCTGACGATATGGACATCAACTGCGGAACCATCATCGACGGCGCGGAGACAGTGGAAGCTCTTGGAGAAGCGATATTTGCTGAGATTCTGGCTACTGCTTCCGGCAAGCAGACACGTAGCGAGGTCCACGGGTTCGGCGAAGAGGAGTTTCAACCCTGGATTCTGGGTGCCACTTTGTAG
- a CDS encoding 2-oxoglutarate dehydrogenase E1 component, producing the protein MATKAGALTQSPTGTDQQERDVVFDIFRRWGYLQASLDPLGQYLPPEPFPTPAPEGEFAAEARGYYCGTVAAEFMHIPSPEQRQWLEEKMEQKPAKQNQAHILTQLIKADLFEQVIQSRYLGTKRFSLEGLTALIPFLDRIFEVGAGLNVKTAMLAMSHRGRLNVMTNTIGRDPSEIFTKFEDVDPRSTMGGGDVKYHMGATGEYTSPDGKVINLHLASNPSHLEAVNPVVMGRTRAKQERIGEGGKKQVLPIIVHGDAAFSGQGIVAECLNMATLEGYDIGGTIHVIVNNLLGFTAIPEESNSTRFSTDLAKRLPIPIFHVNAEDPDAVVRVAAIAMEYRQKFSSDIVVDLIGYRKHGHSEVDDPTVTQPRRYAIIKDRKPLYQLYAEQIGVNPAKEADQIQKELLDDQKAATKAEHKPKLSELPDYWDPYKGCEFDPADEVTTGLSAERINELVQQITSYPKDFHIHPKVKKLFEQRQEMGSGAKPFDYGTAELVAFASLLEDGTLVRLTGQDSQRGTFNQRHSVMVDTETEVRYSPLSHLAKKQGRWEVYNSPLSEAAVLGFEYGFARDYPEALVLWEAQFGDFANGAQIIIDQFISASEAKWGLLSGVVMLLPHGYEGQGPEHSSARIERYLQLAANDNMQICQPSTAAQYFHLLRRQVMRSWRKPLVVFTPKSMLRHPDASSPVAEFGRDHFLNVLPDNDVVNPRRLLVCSGKIGHNLRVEREKRKDKSVGIIFLEQMYPWPEAELQAALDQHPGAEEIVWVQEEPANMGAQFYVMPLLRRVARDRAVLRVTRSASATPATGSAKAHDIEEKTLIDLALGTAGER; encoded by the coding sequence ATGGCCACGAAGGCAGGGGCACTGACACAATCACCCACAGGCACTGATCAACAGGAACGCGACGTTGTATTCGACATCTTTCGCCGGTGGGGTTACCTGCAGGCCTCGCTCGATCCGCTCGGCCAGTATCTTCCACCGGAGCCATTTCCTACCCCCGCGCCTGAAGGCGAGTTCGCCGCAGAGGCCCGTGGCTACTACTGTGGAACCGTCGCCGCAGAGTTCATGCATATCCCCAGCCCCGAGCAGCGTCAATGGCTGGAAGAGAAGATGGAGCAGAAGCCTGCGAAGCAGAACCAGGCGCATATCCTCACCCAGCTCATCAAGGCCGATCTCTTCGAGCAGGTCATTCAGTCCCGCTATCTCGGCACGAAGCGTTTCTCGCTCGAAGGACTGACCGCGCTCATTCCCTTCCTCGATCGCATCTTCGAAGTTGGCGCTGGCCTCAACGTAAAGACCGCGATGCTGGCCATGAGCCATCGCGGCCGCCTGAACGTGATGACGAACACCATCGGTCGCGACCCTTCGGAGATCTTCACCAAGTTTGAAGACGTCGATCCGCGCAGCACCATGGGCGGCGGCGACGTGAAGTATCACATGGGCGCAACGGGCGAGTACACATCTCCGGACGGCAAGGTGATCAACCTTCATCTGGCTTCAAACCCAAGCCATCTCGAGGCAGTCAATCCAGTTGTGATGGGCCGCACACGCGCCAAGCAGGAACGTATCGGCGAAGGCGGCAAGAAGCAGGTACTGCCGATCATCGTTCATGGCGACGCAGCATTCTCTGGACAAGGCATCGTTGCTGAGTGTCTGAATATGGCAACGCTCGAGGGCTACGATATCGGCGGAACGATTCATGTGATCGTCAACAACCTGCTCGGCTTTACCGCAATTCCTGAGGAGTCGAACTCAACGCGGTTCTCGACCGATCTTGCGAAGCGGCTTCCGATTCCGATCTTCCACGTAAATGCCGAGGACCCGGACGCGGTTGTGCGCGTTGCGGCGATTGCTATGGAGTATCGCCAGAAGTTCAGCTCCGACATCGTGGTTGACCTGATCGGCTATCGCAAGCATGGCCACAGCGAGGTGGACGATCCAACGGTCACGCAGCCTCGCCGCTACGCGATTATCAAAGACCGCAAGCCGCTGTATCAGCTCTACGCGGAGCAGATTGGTGTGAATCCTGCGAAAGAGGCCGATCAGATCCAGAAGGAGCTGCTCGACGATCAGAAGGCCGCGACCAAGGCCGAGCACAAGCCGAAGCTCTCCGAGCTGCCCGACTACTGGGATCCGTACAAGGGCTGCGAGTTCGATCCTGCGGATGAGGTGACGACCGGCCTTTCGGCCGAGCGCATTAACGAGTTAGTGCAGCAGATCACCTCGTATCCAAAGGACTTTCATATTCACCCCAAGGTGAAGAAACTCTTCGAGCAACGGCAGGAGATGGGCTCGGGCGCGAAGCCGTTCGACTACGGCACGGCAGAGCTGGTTGCGTTTGCTTCGCTGCTCGAGGACGGCACGCTTGTGCGCCTCACCGGGCAGGACTCGCAGCGCGGCACATTCAATCAGCGCCACTCGGTGATGGTGGATACAGAGACGGAGGTTCGCTACTCTCCGCTGTCGCACCTGGCGAAGAAGCAAGGACGCTGGGAGGTTTACAACTCGCCGCTGTCGGAAGCTGCGGTTCTGGGCTTCGAGTACGGCTTTGCGCGCGATTATCCTGAGGCTCTAGTGCTGTGGGAGGCTCAGTTTGGCGACTTCGCGAACGGCGCGCAGATCATCATTGATCAGTTCATCTCAGCGAGCGAGGCGAAATGGGGTCTGCTGTCGGGCGTTGTGATGCTGCTTCCTCATGGTTACGAAGGACAGGGACCTGAGCACTCGAGCGCACGTATCGAGCGCTACCTGCAACTGGCTGCAAATGACAATATGCAGATCTGCCAGCCTTCGACCGCGGCGCAGTATTTCCATCTGCTGCGGCGTCAGGTGATGCGCAGCTGGCGCAAGCCGCTGGTCGTCTTTACGCCGAAGAGCATGCTGCGTCATCCGGATGCTTCATCGCCGGTTGCGGAGTTCGGACGCGATCACTTCCTGAATGTGCTTCCAGACAACGATGTGGTCAATCCTCGCCGCCTGCTGGTTTGCAGCGGCAAAATCGGCCACAATCTGCGCGTGGAGCGCGAAAAGCGCAAGGACAAGAGCGTCGGCATCATCTTCCTGGAGCAGATGTATCCGTGGCCGGAAGCAGAGCTGCAGGCCGCTCTCGATCAGCATCCGGGAGCGGAGGAGATCGTCTGGGTGCAGGAAGAGCCGGCGAACATGGGCGCTCAGTTCTACGTGATGCCTCTGCTGCGGCGTGTGGCTCGTGATCGCGCTGTACTGCGAGTAACGCGCAGCGCGAGCGCAACACCAGCGACCGGTTCGGCAAAGGCGCACGATATCGAAGAGAAGACCCTGATCGATCTGGCGCTGGGAACCGCGGGGGAGCGCTAG
- the cmk gene encoding (d)CMP kinase, translated as MSQSQDAPHNNTPSSNTSSRQRPVIAIDGPAGAGKSTLAAHLARRFGFLNLETGAMYRALALKAIESDLSFDEEAPLLDIAAYTTIRLEPQLEGNRVLLDNRDVSRRVRDADVTAAASRISVHPKLRAWMVKQQRALGASGGVVMEGRDIGTAVFPDAEVKIFLDASPEVRGDRRYRQVSLPPQPNEGGQATLSAEEQAARAAAQEKLLREMKERDERDRNRAESPLKPAADAIVLDSTALTLDQVLARAEEVVRSHLPHTSS; from the coding sequence ATGAGCCAGAGCCAGGACGCACCGCACAACAACACGCCCTCATCCAACACCTCCAGCCGCCAGCGTCCCGTCATCGCCATCGACGGACCTGCCGGCGCAGGGAAAAGCACGCTGGCGGCCCATCTCGCACGCCGCTTCGGTTTCCTCAACCTCGAGACCGGAGCCATGTATCGCGCACTCGCGCTCAAGGCCATCGAAAGCGATCTCTCCTTCGACGAAGAGGCGCCGCTTCTCGATATTGCCGCCTACACCACCATCCGGCTCGAGCCGCAGCTTGAGGGCAATCGTGTCCTGCTCGATAATCGCGACGTCTCCCGCCGTGTACGCGACGCCGATGTTACCGCCGCCGCTTCGCGCATCTCCGTCCATCCCAAACTCCGTGCCTGGATGGTGAAGCAGCAGCGCGCCCTCGGCGCATCCGGCGGAGTCGTCATGGAAGGCCGCGACATCGGTACCGCCGTCTTCCCCGACGCCGAGGTCAAGATCTTCCTCGACGCCTCGCCTGAGGTTCGCGGTGACCGGCGCTACCGGCAGGTCTCCCTCCCTCCCCAGCCCAACGAAGGTGGTCAGGCCACTCTCTCCGCTGAGGAACAGGCTGCGCGCGCCGCAGCGCAGGAAAAACTTCTGCGCGAGATGAAGGAGCGCGACGAGCGCGATCGCAATCGTGCCGAGTCTCCCCTCAAACCCGCTGCCGATGCCATTGTTCTCGACTCCACCGCGCTCACGCTGGATCAGGTGCTGGCCAGGGCGGAAGAGGTCGTCCGCTCCCATCTCCCACACACTTCCTCGTAA
- the mutL gene encoding DNA mismatch repair endonuclease MutL: MGRIRILSDLVANQIAAGEVVERPASVVKELLENSLDAGATRIRIEVEAGGRKLIRIADNGHGMMADDALLAFERHATSKLRTSDDLLSIATLGFRGEALPSIASVSRLTLETRAAEEDAGTIVEINGGNIQRVEPAGLPVGTTITIRDLFYNTPARRKFLRSEQTELSHIAALVTHYALANPDRHFELHSATQALLTAPITANAGDRLFQIFGRDTTTHMIPVAAEIDFARAGLPEPPPWKREPDYEPPAPGFLRISGFVSKPELQKLNRNSIYIFVNGRLIRDRLILHALTEAYRNIIPPTSYPVVLLFLEMPPQEVDVNVHPAKTEVRFRQSAFIHDFVRDTVRNALMHARPAADFLHALNNNSPMASASLLVDVSPLPNGPDQPVFDPQMPAATFGDAQAASGEAFALQPERQLLTAERLAFNGATIPVGYSDNSTLTPDGEAQTLNELANLRPLGQLRDSFILAVNDEGLWIVDQHVAHERVLFEKILRDREVEKVQRQRLLMPLLIDLQPAQMITFASLAGELERNGFEAEPFGPRTIAIKAAPVGLEGRELERMLEEVLAVPDREQQAENAEARRHRIAASIACHAAIKINTPLEPSKIDWLLAELAKTEHPTSCPHGRPIALRYSLKDIQKAFQRI; encoded by the coding sequence ATGGGCCGCATTCGTATCCTCTCCGATCTGGTCGCCAACCAGATCGCCGCTGGCGAGGTCGTCGAGCGTCCCGCCTCCGTCGTCAAAGAGCTGCTCGAAAACTCCCTCGATGCCGGAGCCACCCGCATCCGCATCGAAGTTGAAGCCGGGGGCCGCAAGCTCATCCGCATCGCCGACAACGGCCACGGCATGATGGCCGACGATGCGCTGCTTGCCTTCGAGCGCCACGCCACCTCCAAGCTGCGCACCTCCGACGATCTCCTCTCCATCGCCACCCTCGGCTTTCGTGGGGAAGCGCTGCCCTCCATCGCCTCCGTCTCGCGCCTCACGTTGGAGACTCGTGCAGCCGAGGAAGACGCTGGAACCATCGTCGAGATTAACGGCGGCAACATCCAGCGCGTCGAGCCTGCGGGCCTGCCTGTCGGAACGACGATCACCATTCGCGACCTCTTCTACAACACACCCGCGCGCCGCAAATTTCTGCGCTCCGAGCAGACCGAGCTCTCCCACATCGCCGCGCTCGTCACGCACTACGCGCTCGCCAATCCCGACCGGCACTTCGAGCTGCATTCGGCAACGCAGGCATTACTCACCGCGCCCATCACCGCTAACGCAGGCGACCGCCTCTTCCAGATCTTCGGACGCGACACCACCACGCACATGATTCCCGTCGCGGCAGAGATCGACTTCGCCCGCGCCGGACTCCCCGAGCCTCCACCCTGGAAGCGCGAGCCCGACTACGAGCCACCCGCGCCGGGCTTCCTTCGCATCTCCGGCTTCGTCTCCAAGCCCGAGCTGCAGAAGCTCAACCGTAATTCGATCTACATCTTCGTCAACGGACGCCTCATCCGCGACCGCCTCATCCTGCACGCACTCACCGAGGCCTACCGCAACATCATTCCGCCGACGTCGTATCCCGTCGTGCTCCTCTTCCTCGAGATGCCGCCACAGGAGGTCGACGTCAACGTGCATCCTGCCAAAACGGAGGTGCGCTTCCGCCAGTCAGCCTTCATTCACGACTTCGTGCGCGACACCGTGCGCAACGCGCTGATGCATGCGCGCCCGGCGGCGGACTTCCTGCATGCCCTCAACAACAACTCACCGATGGCCAGCGCGTCTCTACTCGTCGATGTCAGTCCGCTGCCGAACGGCCCGGATCAGCCCGTCTTCGATCCGCAGATGCCTGCGGCAACCTTCGGCGACGCACAAGCTGCATCGGGCGAGGCCTTCGCCTTACAACCAGAGCGCCAACTCCTAACTGCCGAGCGCCTCGCCTTCAACGGAGCCACGATCCCAGTCGGCTACTCGGATAACTCCACGCTCACCCCGGACGGGGAAGCACAGACACTCAACGAGCTCGCCAACCTTCGCCCACTCGGCCAGCTCCGCGACTCTTTCATCCTCGCCGTTAATGATGAAGGTCTCTGGATCGTCGATCAGCACGTCGCCCACGAGCGCGTCCTCTTCGAAAAAATCCTCCGTGACCGCGAAGTAGAGAAGGTCCAGCGCCAGCGCCTCCTCATGCCGCTGCTCATCGACCTGCAGCCCGCACAGATGATCACCTTCGCGAGCCTCGCCGGCGAGCTTGAACGTAACGGCTTCGAGGCCGAACCCTTCGGCCCGCGGACCATCGCCATCAAAGCCGCGCCTGTCGGCCTCGAAGGTCGCGAGCTCGAACGCATGCTCGAAGAAGTTCTCGCCGTGCCCGACCGCGAACAGCAGGCCGAAAACGCCGAGGCTCGCCGTCACCGCATCGCCGCCTCCATTGCCTGTCACGCGGCCATCAAAATCAACACGCCACTCGAGCCCTCCAAGATCGACTGGCTCCTTGCCGAGCTTGCCAAAACCGAACATCCCACCAGCTGCCCCCACGGCCGCCCCATCGCGCTGCGTTACTCGCTCAAAGACATTCAAAAAGCCTTCCAGCGCATCTGA
- a CDS encoding cold-shock protein, with amino-acid sequence MEQGTVKWFNDAKGFGFISRQNGEDVFVHYSAINSSGFKSLQEGQAVQFNVVKGPKGWQASDVQPL; translated from the coding sequence ATGGAACAGGGAACAGTTAAGTGGTTCAATGATGCGAAAGGCTTTGGCTTTATCAGCCGTCAGAACGGCGAGGATGTGTTCGTGCACTACTCGGCGATCAACTCCAGCGGCTTTAAGAGCCTTCAGGAGGGCCAGGCAGTTCAGTTCAACGTGGTGAAGGGACCGAAGGGGTGGCAGGCCTCTGACGTTCAGCCGCTGTAA
- a CDS encoding MBG domain-containing protein — translation MKLKRFFAAHTVGLSLLVFGAAVFAPHASAQATSLVVDSFTGEVTQNEVDTYISFLNSGTGNAALPTVATSIGNDNLSYGSPGLTLEGLNYMYRITGDIPSMATEHMQLLNFAITWSDRVILLRNDQAMGSKQVMWTGNVDPVWLTKTGTGVGYAGSENGDIAGHVVYTALNILQTPSIWNQIVPDGDPNGFGATYQQRAMTYISMMEYTTQNYFTKYFVNPTTYKILPPNSAAWAVYGENMDAWNRQFLFTNVYLRLAQCHAILGDNPTLQAFYTNVVKTVADAFVANVVPVTGLAGEAAYDWGYGNEGDLMGQITGESPSHASYDMQGLARVFEAGPQFTSTTLENMERYANTIEYVLFDFQSNQSNPKTTNYYKNNIDNGLPPVTPGQATQDYLYPQFYFISPYNTLFWAPAAYGASPSDHNNYWNNPYMVAGILYSKHWVYMHPQTIVAVASNSQTVAQGGTATYSITTQSPIPVTLSVNGLPAGSTSSFSSTTISNGSGATLSVTLPANTVNGSTLFTLSGTDGTNVQNLGISLVTTAPDFAIKVSGTSTVNAGATGSYTITITPSNGFTGPVSLSADSFLAPAGTGYNFTPQVINITSATAGTATVAATTSATTTPGGQWPIGYIATSGATTHEGYSRLTVKAAAQSITFPPVQNVVYGTAPIELQATAGSNLPVTYTVTGPATLVGSPTLQGQALAITGAGTVTVTASLAASTYYSAAQPVTQSFTVAPAVLTVTAQNASMAKGAAVPPLSAAITGFVNGDTASVVSGSAALSTTATSSSPAGAYAITAAQGTLAATNYTFNFVNGVLVVSGRR, via the coding sequence ATGAAGCTCAAACGCTTTTTTGCCGCCCACACCGTGGGCTTATCTCTTCTTGTCTTTGGAGCGGCCGTTTTTGCTCCTCACGCATCGGCTCAGGCAACCAGCCTTGTCGTCGACTCATTCACCGGCGAGGTCACCCAGAACGAAGTCGACACGTATATCAGCTTCCTGAACAGCGGGACGGGCAATGCAGCTCTGCCGACCGTTGCGACTTCCATTGGCAACGACAATCTCTCCTACGGCTCGCCCGGCCTCACGCTTGAAGGGCTCAATTACATGTACCGCATCACCGGTGACATCCCCAGCATGGCAACGGAGCATATGCAGCTTCTGAACTTTGCCATCACCTGGTCGGATCGTGTCATCCTCCTTCGTAACGATCAGGCCATGGGCTCAAAACAGGTCATGTGGACCGGTAACGTCGATCCCGTATGGCTCACCAAGACCGGCACCGGCGTCGGCTATGCAGGTTCCGAGAACGGCGACATCGCAGGACATGTCGTCTACACCGCGCTCAACATTCTGCAGACACCTTCTATCTGGAATCAGATTGTCCCCGACGGCGACCCCAACGGCTTTGGTGCGACCTACCAGCAGCGCGCCATGACCTACATCAGCATGATGGAGTACACCACGCAGAACTACTTCACCAAGTACTTCGTCAACCCCACGACCTATAAGATTCTTCCGCCGAACTCCGCCGCCTGGGCCGTCTATGGCGAAAACATGGACGCATGGAACCGGCAGTTTCTGTTCACCAACGTCTACCTCCGTCTCGCGCAGTGCCATGCCATCCTCGGCGATAACCCCACGCTGCAGGCCTTCTATACCAACGTCGTCAAAACCGTCGCCGATGCCTTCGTCGCCAACGTCGTACCGGTAACCGGGCTCGCAGGCGAGGCTGCTTACGACTGGGGATACGGCAATGAAGGCGATCTGATGGGCCAGATCACCGGTGAAAGCCCCAGCCATGCCTCCTACGATATGCAGGGCCTCGCACGCGTCTTCGAAGCTGGCCCGCAGTTCACCTCTACTACGCTCGAGAACATGGAGCGCTACGCCAACACCATCGAGTACGTTCTCTTCGACTTCCAGTCCAACCAGTCCAATCCCAAGACGACCAACTACTACAAGAACAACATCGACAACGGACTCCCACCGGTCACGCCAGGACAAGCGACGCAGGACTACCTCTATCCGCAGTTCTATTTCATCTCTCCATACAACACCCTCTTCTGGGCACCGGCCGCCTATGGAGCCAGCCCCTCCGATCACAACAATTACTGGAACAATCCCTACATGGTCGCGGGCATTCTGTACTCCAAGCACTGGGTGTACATGCATCCGCAGACCATCGTTGCCGTTGCGTCCAACTCGCAGACCGTTGCGCAGGGAGGAACCGCAACCTACTCCATCACCACGCAGTCACCCATCCCTGTGACGCTGAGTGTGAACGGCCTGCCTGCCGGTTCGACTTCGTCCTTCAGTTCAACGACGATCAGCAATGGCAGCGGCGCAACACTCTCCGTCACGCTTCCCGCCAACACCGTCAACGGCAGCACGTTGTTCACGCTCTCCGGTACCGATGGAACCAATGTGCAGAACTTGGGTATCTCGCTCGTTACCACAGCGCCTGATTTTGCCATCAAGGTCTCTGGCACAAGCACGGTGAACGCGGGCGCGACCGGCAGCTACACCATCACCATTACTCCATCGAATGGCTTTACTGGCCCCGTCTCGCTCAGCGCGGACAGCTTCCTCGCTCCTGCGGGCACCGGCTACAATTTCACGCCCCAGGTCATCAACATCACATCAGCCACCGCAGGAACCGCGACCGTAGCTGCAACCACCAGTGCCACCACAACTCCCGGTGGACAGTGGCCTATCGGCTACATTGCAACCAGCGGAGCCACCACGCACGAAGGTTACTCGCGGCTCACCGTCAAGGCCGCCGCGCAGTCCATTACCTTCCCGCCGGTGCAAAACGTAGTCTACGGAACGGCTCCGATTGAATTGCAGGCGACCGCAGGATCGAACCTGCCGGTCACCTATACCGTCACCGGCCCGGCAACGCTCGTTGGATCGCCGACGCTGCAGGGACAGGCGCTGGCCATCACCGGAGCAGGAACCGTTACGGTTACGGCTTCACTTGCAGCCAGCACCTACTACAGCGCAGCGCAGCCGGTCACGCAGAGCTTCACCGTCGCGCCTGCCGTGCTCACCGTCACCGCACAAAACGCCAGCATGGCTAAGGGAGCAGCCGTACCGCCGCTCTCCGCCGCCATCACCGGCTTCGTCAACGGAGACACGGCAAGCGTCGTCTCCGGCTCAGCGGCTCTCAGCACCACGGCCACCAGCAGCTCGCCTGCGGGAGCCTACGCCATCACTGCGGCTCAGGGAACACTCGCCGCGACCAACTACACCTTCAATTTCGTTAACGGAGTGCTCGTCGTCTCCGGGCGACGCTAA